ACACATCCAAGACACCTTTATCAAACTGTTCCATAGGGGAACGTGTAGTTCCTTAGCTGCTCTCTCCCCCAGATCTGGGTTTCATGATGTTGTTTGACTGTGTTGCAGCAGGTGCCACTGCAATCTGCTCAGtttcctggcagctcccagagccccaggaggCGCCTGTGGTACCTGCAGTGCGTCCGGCTGCTCGCTGCTGCGTGCCGTGTccgggctcctgctgccactggcCGCTCTCAGCCGGAGCAGGGGCCTGCTGGCAGCGTCCCCTCTGTCCTGGTGGCCTCTGTGCACgtagggctgctgctgcaggtagTACTCATCTGCTCTCCTCCCATCGTACTGCCCAAAGGCCATGGGCTCCTGCCCACCTGCAGGCAGGGGAAGACTCTTCTTCTGAGAAGACCTTAAGTATCTTAATGCAGACACTGATGATCCTGCACCATAGCAAAAAGTCTAGGGGAGAGGGAAAAACCAAAACTGAGCAAAACACCGAATATCTGCAGCCTATGGTTTTCACACAGATTTCTTGTCATATATCTGCAAGACCCTTAAGGAAAAAGTCAGGTGAAGGGAATGGCTCCAGCTCAAGCTTTCTGCAGTCTGACCACACTGCAGGAACTGCCAGGCTGGATGCAGTTCATTGTTAGTGCTACATTAATGTTTAAGGCTCTAACTCAATGTCTTTGTGTTAAATGCCAGCCACACACATCACAATTAATGACTCAAAGAAGAAATGAGACCTAAGGTGCAATAAACTGTCACAGAGCCTAAGATCTGAAGCAATTTAATGCTACTGTATCACACTTTGGGGAGTGGGGGAGGAATACAGTTTGAACGCAAAACTCAGCTCTTTTAATTCCTAGACCAACTGTAGTATGAAGCCTTTGTCAAGAAAAAATTCCCTTGCAGAAGTAATTTCTTTGTGCTAAGAAATCTGTTCAGTTTACAAATGAGAAATACACAATATAATAGATAATACTTAAATATAAAcacatttaatatttaaaaaataaagctgaGCTTCTAAATGTAAGATGAATGTATACAAACCAGGACACCCAGAGCCATGGTAATGAGCACTGGAACCTGCAGAATTAATGGTATCTCCTTCATAAGTGCCTTGATGAATTCACCAATACCTTGTCCTATGTCCTTCAAAGGCTCAGTTACAAAGTTGGTGAAAGTTACTGCCAAGGCCtagaaaagaagcagaaaaccaGTGCTGTCACACAAACACCAACCTAGGCCTTGGCAGTCCCCTCAGGCTTGGCACATACCTTTGATGGTGGAACCATATACACAGGATTTACAAGCAGAATTTCATAATACTTCTTACAGGGATCATCCTGAAACGTCCATGTGCTTCTAAGCCATTCTGAAATCAAAGCAGACACATATTACTACTACTTCTTAAAAAGATATtttgtgacacagcagcaatacagaaagcagcatttcagTTACAGACGGAAGAGAACTCTTCTAGACATGGTCcaaaacagatttatttttacgCATCTGAGATTGGCTGGAAGTACAGTTTATCCAGTCAAGGGGATGcaggaaggggagggaaggctggaaaaaaagagaagaaccTGAAATTTTCCCCCATGTATAATCAAGAAAGCTCTTTGGGTGAGATCAGTTCCCAGAAGCCTCAGGGAAAAAAGTCTCATGTGTGGAAACTATGAACTTACTGTGAACACTGTCCACAGCTACTGACACAGCATCATTCTGTGTTACTGCCCATCTGCCAGTCTGCAGGGAGACTGAAATTGTCTCCTTTTGCTTGCTGGATTCAAGGGTCTGTTTTAGTTACAAGCAGGAAGTCTTACTTCTTAAGGGAACCTTTACATTATAAACAAGTGATTCATGACATCAGTGTTTCTGTGGTCTGTAGTTTTACAGCACATAAATCATTGACATGCAATCAAAAACAACAGAGTCAAGAAATTACACAGGGAAGACCATAACAAGCAGCCTTTAAGAGCTGCTACCCTTCATCTATCTGCTATGGCACTGGACAGAAATAACAGCtaataaaaaaaaccagcttTCTCTGTAAAATAGTATCACCTGAATAAACAATTATAGATCCAATTCCTGAAATCCATTGCACTCACAGGTGtaatacatgaaaaaaaatccttgctcTGAACTCTGCCTGCCTGTCTTTAGTAAAGGGCACTGAATGTACTGGGGAAACAGGTAAGTTACAAGAAAAAGAAGTAACACCATGACATACCCCAAGTACAGTGCTGTGATCAGCTCTCCTCCCCAGGCCTAGAAAACAAAGTCTTATGGGATGGGAAAAGGGTAAAACCATGTAATCATGTATTGAGGAGAATTCCCCATACTACCcatgaagaaataaaagtatCCTGGGATACTATGGATGGATATTTAGTGAAATTAACCACTTCTGCAAAGTACCAAGAGAAGAGCTTACCCATGAGACTTCCATACCACTCCAGCTTCTCGGCACAGACCTTGTCAAACTGCCCCATCTTGGCCATCTCTGCCTGGTGCTGAGCGAAGGCCAGCTGCAGGGAGACACACACCGAGTGCTGCAGCCAcgagtgctgctgctcagcagccctgctggctctctgcagcctggggacagtTCCCACATAAATGGGAACTTCCACATTGTCCCCTTGTAATGACAATTCCCCATGTAATATGTATTTAGAAAAGTTTACTACCTAAACAATTTAATGGAGTTAAATTCTAAGAACTTCCTGGGAATGGACAAAAACCCTGAGATAATGGCTACCTCCAAGTTATTCTCCAAAAGGAATCTGAATTGTCAAAGGATCAGACTCCAATGTTGGAAGATACAAGTTCAAGGCAAAAGTAAACTGATGACATCTTAACATGTTTCTGGAACAGAGACACAGCTGTCATGGAATTACTAGttaaaactttctcttttctttttcaaataaattgcATAAGAAATAACTGTATTTATTATAGTTTTGCCTTACTGATTGCAACTGATAATCAAGAGAAAAATTGGTCAAATCCTCTGTTGTAAAACTGACATTGTTCACTGCCTCAACCCAAGCCACCTGCATGGCATTCCAAGCCCACCAGAGCCATGCCACTCTTCAGCACTGCTGTCCCTGGCTCTGACACACTGCACTTCAATCCTCATTGACAAGATGGGAGGGCAGATTTTGTGGCTGGGCTTTGATCTGGTGTCCTACATTCCTCCTTGATAAAACTGATCTGATTGTACCATCAGCCACTTAGTTAATGAGGCATTTATCTGGTCTATCACATGAAAGTTTCTACCAAGGaatcttaagaaaaaaaatctgaatataTTTCTGTATAACTTTTCTACCAAGCTGCTTCAGTCAGAGGTTACATCTGCCTTGCCCATGTAGTGAAATCAGAGTTTAGTGCTCTCTGAATTTTGTGCACCTCTACAGCACAATACAGTTGTCAgggtttcttttgttctttacaCCTAACACCCCTATCAAcatgcaaaagaaaaatgtttatcccttttttattttgcagttaATTAAAAGCTGTATGTAAATTAACCAAAGGAACTAAACAACCTTAACTCCCTCATAGCTGTACCGTTCTAAGCCAAAAAGCCATTACGATTCCAGAACTTACCGTGTACAAGTAAAACCAATTCCATACAAAGCTGACGAGGAAAGTCATAAATAAAACATATTTCAGCTGAACAAAGCGGGACACATAGGTCCTCACTTCTGTAGCCAGTACAATCACAATGCACGCTACGCACAAGAGtagctgaaaaagaaaagaggaaaacattATGACCCATATTTGGACCTTTCATCTCTTCTGACAGTAAGATGAAGAAACTTCCAACTTTTGTTTTTACTAATGCCATTTACACGGAATAGCGGAGTTTTTCCTTGCTTCCACAGCCCATCTGAGCAGCACAAGGCAGGACAGCTTTGTGGCAGTACCAATACTCATCCCTGCCACAGCCTGACATTGCAGCTGCTCATTTGTTTCTTGTGATATTTAGTTATTTCTCAGGTTTATTTGTTCCATTAGCAACCACACTTCTAAATGATCAAATTGGTGTCAGCCAGTGCTTGAGCAGTTTGTGCCTGCTCTGAACCACAGAACAACTGCTGCCAACTCCTGCACAAAGTTACAGCTTGGGTACCGGCCGCAAGACTTCAAGGACTCCACAGTGTCTTTCCACCCCAGGACCCCTCTCAGAGGTTACTGAGCCTCCTTTTGTCATCTGGCTTCCAGGGACCCCTCAAATCTAGACAGGCTACTTGCAAGATTATGTCAGCACAAACACTGGCATATTCTGAATTGTAAAGATTTATTCAGAAAGCGTCATCTTTATTAGAGATCCTCAGCTTAGCACTTTATAATTCCCaactctcctctctcctctccaacCCTATACaattttttccacaaaatttGCAAAAGCCTCTGACCTATAGGGGTTTAAACATATACTTGTCTCAGTATATATTCCAACTCTTGGAGAAGCCAACAGCTTCAACAGCTAGATGAACAAGAGACCAACATGGAAGATCTACAATGCATGAGGTGTCAGTTCTCGAGGTAAGACAGTGCTAGAGCACAATGAGTCTGGCAGCATAGATAtaaaagacaagaaaagaaaaagcacaccaggaaaaaagccccaaaccaaagCTACAATAGAGAACAGATGACCACAGGAATAAAAAACTTGAATTCCTTATTAAAGCAAGTAAATTCTTCagcaaccacaaaaaaaaaaagattgactTGAAATATGATGGAAGGAATTGCTTTATCTGTGGAGTTAAGATGGTAATATTGATTAGCACAGAGAAACTGAAGAAAACAGCAATTAAAAGCAATAATCAACCTTTATTCTCTTACCCAAAACAAATGATATAGATCAATTCCAAAGGTGTCTTCAAATCTCCACCGCCAAGCTTCCTCATCGTGGTGCTTAAAATTGACCAAGATATCATTGAGTGCCTCATCCagggctcctggctgccaggccTCCTCACTGACAAACCTGAGGATCTCCAAATACGTCTGCCTGGTGAGAATGATCTCAGCATCGTAGTGGGCATGGCCCACTTCTTCCCCAGGCTGCATtccaagcaaagcaaaacaagggtTAAAAGCTGCTGATTTGGAAATACAAATGCATCCATAGGCCAAAACTGATCATACTCATTCTGTACCAGTGCCCTTCTGAAGCAGGCTGCAGGATGAAAACGTGGGACAGGGGGCACACTGTGATTCTATAACCTTTTTGTTCATCTAAACTACACAAAATACAATTCAACTGGTTTGTAATCTTTCAATTCTAAAGAAAcaaatcctaaaaaaataaactatCTCACTAAGATTTCAGgaccagggctcattaacaagTAATAATTACATATACACTATGTGTGTGCCTCAGTCAAAGCTGGATAAAACAGATAGAAACTATTATACGTGGCTGTCCCGGCCTCGCTCcctcacagctcctcctgcacctcCCGGCTGCCACGGGCACAGCCAAGTCCTTGGCTTAGAGACAGCACCAGTGAGCAACCACTGAAACACCAGAGTGTCAGCAACAGTGCCCTCACTCTGagccaaaacacagccctgcaccAGCTACCAGCAAGAAAATTCACTCTATTCCAGCTGAAATCACTGCATAAAGAAAGTAGCAAGGTGATTCTTACATGGAAACTCTAATAAGCTGCTATTCCTTGATGGTtagaatcacaggatggtttgggttggaagggaccttgaagataATCTGGTTCCAACCCtcatggtcagggacacctcccactagaccacATTGCTGAAACTTCTCTGGACAACTTCTTCCAGTGCCTCACAACCATCAGAACAATTAATTTCTTCCCAGTATCTATTCTAAACCTCCTCTCTTTCAGTTCAAAGCTATTCCCCTTGTCCTAGCACTAGGAGTAAAGTTCCCTCTTATAGGCCCACCTTCAGGTACTCAAAGGGTTTCTAAGGTCTCTCCAGAGCCTTCTCctccccaggctgaacagcctcAGCTCTCTCAGACTGCTAAGCTAACAGATGCTAAGATACACTGAATTCACAAACCCTTCCTTTGGATGCTCTACAGATCAAACACCAACTGTGTCTCCTCAGTAGTACAGGATGCACACACTTCTGTCATTTTTCCTTTGCCATCCAGGTCCCTTCATTGCATTTAAAGTACACCAGCATAATTACTCAATGCTTGGTAACTGTGAAAACTACATAAAGCAGTAATATGAATTCATTTTAATTAAGTGTTATTAAATGACTGTTCAAATACTTACAAGGCCAAGTTTTCCAGCTTCATTTAAAATCTTATTCAAGAATCgcttaaaaatataaaagctgcgGCTCTCCTGTGATTTGGCATTCCTCTTCTCACACTCTGCAATCTGCAATTGTGCAAAAGATACTTTTATTCACTTTGCTCAAACCAGCTTCTTCACAGgagagaaaaaccccaaatatacCAACACATTTAGTTCAGGATTAGCAGGGGCACATTTCTTTAGTTTAGCAATGATTCCCTGGTCAGTCTGCCAGATAGAAAGCATACACAGTTACTGAACATACTGCTTTCCATAGAACTGGCCAGTACTGGAGATTTCACATCTGCTAGTAATATTCAGATCCTGACTTCAGTAAATCTAGAAACAAATGCAAACATCTGGATCTCCTTACACTTTAAGTttgcaacaggaaaaaaaagagggaactACCAAAAAATTGAAGTAACTAAAACAACATTAAAATGCCACATATCCCATTGGGGATGCAAATGGCTGAGGGCAGGAAGGGCCCCAGGAGCCACTCAGGCATCCCCACACCCTGGGAGGGGCTCTGACAGCAGCAcctgagagctgcagctctgcacatgGCCCTGGTCTCTGTGCCCACAACCACCTCTAAAATCTGACAGGACTGACAGCTTGAGAGCAGCACGGGGTACTCAGCACCACACCTCCAAACTGCTGACACTGAGCAGAAGCACCTAGCTCCTATTGACTTTGTTACACTACAAAACACGGCAGGAAACAGACCTTTGTAGGCAGAACAACAACTTGAACATGAATTCAAACCACTTTCAGTTTCTCCTCTGCCTAGAGGTTCCCCTTCCATAAAGAATAAATTATGCCAGCAATGCACCTGTTTGGTACGGTCCAGAAGAGCATCATCAGAAAGCAAAAAACTATAAGCACTAAAATACATAAGCATATTTATAAGCACtataaaatgggaaaatattCTGAAGAACAAACCTTGTGTTGCAAGGAATCTACTACCCTGGAACAACGTGAGATTTCAGTACTGACTGCATCCACAGCCTCTTCCTCAGAGTCATGATAGTTTGGCTAAAATTACAGAAGAAAACCATATTTTCAGAATTCAAGAATTTGACCAACAAGCCCTGTTACACTTCTACAGCCACATCACTTTAGAATGAGCAAAGGAGCTAAAAATTGAGTACAGATCTTTGCTGCTAGTACCCTCCCAGTGACACTGCAGTTACCTCTCTGCTGTTATTTTAGGCTCCAGATGGACAATTGCTTTGAGTTTATCTAAATGCAAAAGGTGAGGTCTTGCCTGTCCTCCTCCCCTTGCCCTTTCCCCTCCTTTGAGGGCTGCTGACCCTCAGAGTGCATCAGATTAGATAATGGCACTGGCTGAAAACTGACTCAGCAGGCAAAGGGGCAGCTTTGAGGCAGGTGaattcccacagcagcagccagactgCAGGCAAACACAAACCCCACTCTGGCTGCCTGCCTCTGTCTactgcagagctccctgtgccctctgctcattgctcagacacagagcagggctgcttcCAGCCACGTGTGCACACCCAGGGAGGCCCCCAAGAGGAAGCACAACAGCCCTGAACCAGTGAACTCGTGCTGAAACAAAGTTTGCTCCTGAGGGCTTGAGCAGCccacacagcctgcccacctAAAATCTCTGCAGAGCACAAAAGAAATCCTGAGAAGATGGACAAACACAAAGTAGTAATTAAGATGTAGTTCTAGTTTTGTGGGAGACAACAATAAAGCTactaattttttatataaagCTGAAGCAGTTGGGCTCCAAAGCTTGCTGCTGGGCCTTAAGGTTGTTAATGACTATCAGGTGGACGTGGAGAAGTTGGAGGTTGATGGGGAAAGCTGTGGAGAGCAATAACACACTCTGCATCTTTTAAGCTTCAGAAAATTATGCTCTGCAGTGTTTAAACAGTATTACTCAAGACTGCAAAACCAAACTTGAAAGTTGAATAATGGCAAAAATCAAGGGTGCTCTTATAACCACCTCCACTTTACAGGGCCATGTGTGCACACATGCACAAGATAATCAGCGTGCACCTCACGGTATTCAGGATCCACTCCTCATACAAGACAGAGAAAATTCATTTTGTTAGAACggatttttttcctagttcATCTTCTCTTCAGTGTTAATGATTCATTAAAAGTACAGCACTCAATCCCTAGTCTGACCTTCTGAAAACTGAGGCCCAGCATTACAAAACACcattaaaattcaaaatagTCCCACACAAGAAATGGGAAACtggttcctgctgctgggaaacTGGTGgactaaaataaaatacaataattaAGTTTAACTCCCCCAACTTTTATCAGTTAGGAACCTGATTTTCAAGATATTTAACACTATACTTGGGAAATTAGCAAGAGCTGCTTAACCCAGTACTTCTCAGAGCAGTAACCTGTGGTGCCACAACCTGCATAAATCAAGCACCACCTGTGAAAATACAAAAAGCCTGCTTGATGTGACTTATCTGAGTGCAACAGAAGCTCACCAGGGAAAGATCCTGAGCTAATTACACTATTTTTTCTCTTGCAATTTTAACCATGGACACAAAGACTTTTCTGTGTATGGATTCAGATACAAGATAATAAGCCCTTAAAAACACCATACTGCTATCATTATTTACTGTCACAGTTTAAAAGCAATCTTCCAACAGAGAGAGACACACCCTTTCTTTCTCTACCTTATAAGGTCTTCTCATTGTTCCTGATGCTGCATCATAATTGAGCATATCCGTGGGGTCAATCCATTCATCTTCTTGAGCTTTACAGCTCCCTGTCAGCATCACTGCACACAACACCAAAGGAAACAGCATCCTGTATCACTGAATACAACAAGAAATTCAGGTATTTAGGTCAGGGTGTAACATGCGGTatcaaaaaaatgaaacaatctTACAAGAAAAAAACTAAAAGTGGAGCTTTTAAAAAACTCAGTTCTCCCTTAAGAAGGTTTAAACTCACTTCCCTATTTCTTCCCAAGGAAAATGCTGACAATAATATGCACAATTAAACTGTATTATATGAGTGGATCAATACCCCTGACTTTGTTATCAGCAGGTGTAGCACAGAGTTCAGTATTGCTAAATATGATAAAACGGTGCAGAACTCCAGCACTCTTCACCACAACGGCACTGTGTTAACAGTAAAGCAAATTTTACTGTCACATTAATAGGAAGACCTGGCAGAAAAACTGCCCTTGACATTTCAGCCGTTCCTCGGataccagaggggctgggagtggctgtgcTTTGAGGGATGGCCAATTCCGCACAAaaagggaagcacagagccctgtgctTCAGCCACAGCACTGTGGCTCCAGTCACACTCAGTACGAACCACCACAATCACAGATGCACACACAGCGCGACAGACACACCGTGAGTCCGGTGCGTCCAACAAACTCTCCTGGCCAGACCACAGCCTGGAAACGCTCAACAACCCTCAGGTGCAAAACACTGTCATTTGCTGAGCAACAGAAACGCTGTCAGTGATAAACACACCGTCTGCAGGAGCACAATCGCAAACAGCAGCTGGCTCTCTGAATTCCCTGAGGGAGCACTCGGTGTCCGAGCCTTACCCAATAGTCATTCCTAAGGGGGAGGAAAGAGGCAGAGCCCGCCGACAGACCCATGAGGTGGAGTCTCCTCCGACCTCCGCCCCTCTTAGCCTATACTTATATTGGTTTTGTGAGGGAGGGCAAAAGGCAGAGCTTCAGTTGATGACACTTCGTATTTAGACGCAGTTTGAGTGACTTTAAAGCATGCACACGTCTTCCTTCATTAACACACGTAGGAGTGTAGAAAGTGATAGGTATTTTGGAGTTAACGGAGCACGTTCAGGTTTTGGGTCACCCCTTTGGATTAGCTCCCCTTGGCCGCACTGTTTTAAGAGCAAGGCCACACCACCTCCTGCCGTTCCTCCAGCCTTTGTTTCCCTCAGAGAGCGATGCCCCGCGCTCCCTCAGAGATCGTGCTCCTAAGGGCGCAGGCAGCTTGCCCTTGGAGAACCACTGCCAACGCTAACATTCCTCCTTGATGAACTTTGGTTTCCAGCATTCCTTCACGAAGGGGCCAGCATGCCCGTCAGGCAGAACTCACCTcggccagccctgcaggaacatcccagccctgtccGGCGCCACGGCCTGGTCTCCCCGGTGCGGCTCCGCAGGCCGCGGGCCCCGCTCCGGCCGGCGCAGGCCGGCACTGCCGCCCGAGAGCTGCAGGAACCGCCAGGGCCATAGAGAAGCGGCTCCACACGGTTCTCCCCCGCCTTCTCATGGCACCCGACACGGGCTCCGCCGCCACACGCAGCCCTCAACCCCTCCCCGCCCCGACACCGCGCAGGCCCCGGCCAGcggcgcccgcccgcccgcagCCCCACTCGCCGCCCGCGCTACCTGAGGGGCCGCGGGGCTCCCGGCGCTCACCCGGTGTTTACCCGcagcggggccgccccgccagccgccgccgccgcccagCCGGGCCCGGCTCCGCCCCGGAAGCGCCGCGGAGCAGCGGCTGCGGCAGCGCCGCCCGGGCCCGAGGCGCCGTTCGGGCTGCGGGCCCCGCCCGGGAGCAGCGGCTCCGCCCCGGGCCCCGGCTGAGAAcgggccccgccccgcgggagcAGCGGAGAGCGGGCCCCGGCCGGAGAGACGAACCGGCGCTAAATGCGATGCAAGCTCAGGCACAGCAGGCGGGGTGTAA
The genomic region above belongs to Zonotrichia albicollis isolate bZonAlb1 chromosome 8, bZonAlb1.hap1, whole genome shotgun sequence and contains:
- the CLCC1 gene encoding chloride channel CLIC-like protein 1 isoform X1, which produces MLFPLVLCAVMLTGSCKAQEDEWIDPTDMLNYDAASGTMRRPYKVEKERPNYHDSEEEAVDAVSTEISRCSRVVDSLQHKIAECEKRNAKSQESRSFYIFKRFLNKILNEAGKLGLPGEEVGHAHYDAEIILTRQTYLEILRFVSEEAWQPGALDEALNDILVNFKHHDEEAWRWRFEDTFGIDLYHLFWLLLCVACIVIVLATEVRTYVSRFVQLKYVLFMTFLVSFVWNWFYLYTLAFAQHQAEMAKMGQFDKVCAEKLEWYGSLMEWLRSTWTFQDDPCKKYYEILLVNPVYMVPPSKALAVTFTNFVTEPLKDIGQGIGEFIKALMKEIPLILQVPVLITMALGVLTFCYGAGSSVSALRYLRSSQKKSLPLPAGGQEPMAFGQYDGRRADEYYLQQQPYVHRGHQDRGDAASRPLLRLRAASGSRSPDTARSSEQPDALQNRLYTESEVHRLETLKAENLTAEAALEQQKQETSKVEGETGENCVPNKNLEQKSSATEPCEEKKENVLHESGKENKEDPDSTVE
- the CLCC1 gene encoding chloride channel CLIC-like protein 1 isoform X2; protein product: MLFPLVLCAVMLTGSCKAQEDEWIDPTDMLNYDAASGTMRRPYKPNYHDSEEEAVDAVSTEISRCSRVVDSLQHKIAECEKRNAKSQESRSFYIFKRFLNKILNEAGKLGLPGEEVGHAHYDAEIILTRQTYLEILRFVSEEAWQPGALDEALNDILVNFKHHDEEAWRWRFEDTFGIDLYHLFWLLLCVACIVIVLATEVRTYVSRFVQLKYVLFMTFLVSFVWNWFYLYTLAFAQHQAEMAKMGQFDKVCAEKLEWYGSLMEWLRSTWTFQDDPCKKYYEILLVNPVYMVPPSKALAVTFTNFVTEPLKDIGQGIGEFIKALMKEIPLILQVPVLITMALGVLTFCYGAGSSVSALRYLRSSQKKSLPLPAGGQEPMAFGQYDGRRADEYYLQQQPYVHRGHQDRGDAASRPLLRLRAASGSRSPDTARSSEQPDALQNRLYTESEVHRLETLKAENLTAEAALEQQKQETSKVEGETGENCVPNKNLEQKSSATEPCEEKKENVLHESGKENKEDPDSTVE